In Massilia sp. METH4, the genomic window CCAGTCTGCCAGCCAGTCGGGCGGGCAGGCGCAGCCAGGCGGCAGCGAGTCCGGCGGGCAGGGCAACATGCAGCGCGACAGCGGTTCGCGTTCCGAGGGCCTGCTGCCCGCGGATGGCGGCGCCGACGGGCGCTACGAGGTCGCGGAGGAAGTCAGCCTCGACCAGCAGTCCGACCAGGCCCGGCGCGTGGGCAGCATGGAGGAAGCAGCCAAGGGCCCGCACGGCGATCAGCTGGCGGACGCAGTGGCGCGCAGCCTGGGCAAGGATGGCAATAAACCGTCGTGACGGCGGTACTGGCCGGCGCACGCCGGCCAGGTGCGCCTCGTACATCGACTGCGCAAGGCGCCGACAGTTTCATGACGCTTGCTTCGTGCAAGAACAAACGCGCACAGTTTTCTGGGTCACTTTTAAGATGCGTCAAATCTCCTGCTGAGCATTCTCCTGCCTGCTCTGCCTATACTGCGGAGTATTGCGCAACGCACACCGCGTTGCCGTTTGCAGGGAGAACTTCATGCGCCAGGATCCGCTTCTAGCCAGCATCGGTGGCATGCTGCGCCGCTTCAAGCGTGCCGAGGCATGGCTCCGCAAGGCGGGCTTGCCCACGTTCCTGGCCCGTGTGCCGCTGTGGCTGCTGTGCCTCCAATACTGCATGATGATGCGCGGGAAAACCGCGCGCATCACGCGCATCGCCGAACGTATTGCGCACTGGCTCGACACCATCACGGAACTCTCCCAGCATGAGAAGGCGCGGCTGGAGCTGCTCGACATGGACAGCGGCATGCGCAACGACATCGAATCGACCAAGCGCACACTGCTTCAGTTGCGCGAACTGTGCACGGATGTGGGCGGCATGTTCAGCAGCATCGGTTTCAGTTCCACGTTCCTGGATAACACGCAGGAAACGTTTCTGGTCGTCGTGGACGATGCGTGTGTCACCGCCACCACGTTGCAGCGCGCGCTGGAAATGCACGACACACGGGCGCTGGCGCTGCTGCGCGAATTGCACGAAGCCGAGCGGGCAAGTCGAACGGACGATGCCGTGATCGTGAGCGACGAGGCGGGGCGCGGCATTGCCGTGGCTGGGGAGGCCGATGCGTTCCCGGAAGCGGCTGGCTTTCGCAAGCTTGAAAAGGTAGCGGGTGCCGGTGTCGCGGCGGTCAAGGCCTGATGGCGGCTTGATTGCGACGCGTAGGCACCGATGCTTCCACGCCACGGGCCTTGTTATCTGGGCCCTGACCTGACGCCCTGACACCTCAAGCGTTGACCTCAAGCTTGAGACCAGCATCGCTTTGGCCCCGGTGTCCCCCGGAGCACCCGCAAGCTGGCAAGTGCATCAGCCTTCCTAACCTTACAGCACGGGTTCACGTTCGGACGTGACCACCGGCACGCCTGCCAGTTGCGCTCGCGGCGCTGCATCGCAACGGGTGAAGAGGGTGCCGTCGCAATGCACCGCAGCTGCGCAGGTCACGTCCGCCGTGACCGGTTGTTGCCACACAGTCGTGACCACTGTGCGACACTGCACAGATGGATTACTGTGCTTTGGACAAGATCAACAGCCAGCGGCCGAACAGCAGGATCTCGATATGGCCGGGCTGCACGCCCGTATCGCATTCGATGATCGGGTTGACCGGGTAAAAGCGCTTGCGGAAGTCGCGGCAAACCAGCATTTCACGTCTGCCGAACCGCACCAGGAAAGACGATGGTGCGTACTCGAGACCGAAGCGCGAGTCGAAGCGCGAAGGGAGGCGGCGAGGGTCGTAGTCGCTGTTGACGGTTGCCATGACAATTCCTTATAAAAAAAGGATTGGATAATCAATGAGTGTTCGCGGTATCCAACCAGGCGTTGACTAAGTACTGCCTACTGGATAGAAGCTTACCATAACTACTGTACAAAAACACAGGGCTGTATGAAAAAACAGGTTTTTTCGTTAACCGTTGCAAAAGTGCGAAACCCATGAACAGGCTGGCGCAATCGAGATTACTGCGCTTCATCGAGGCGCGTCTTACCCCGGGCAGCGAGTTCGGCCTGCACCTGACGGCAGGGCTGGCGCTCATGGTGGCCGGCGTGTCGATGTTCCGTGAGATCGCGGACGCGGTAGGGGAGCAGGACGATATCGCCCGCTTCGACGTCCACATCGCGCAATGGTTCAACACCCATGCGTTCGAACCCCTCACGACGATCATGCTGGCCATCACGCATACTCATGGCATCGTCGGCATGTCGATTGCTTCCACACTGCTGGCCCTGTGGTTCTGGCACAAGAAAGCACCCTATTGGCTGCTGTCAGTGCTGATCGTGGCGCCCGGCGGCATGCTGATCAATGTGCTGCTGAAGAATGTGTATGCGCGGCCCAGGCCGATGTTCGAGGAACCACTGCTCACGCTTGCCACCTACAGCTTCCCCAGCGGCCACACGGCCGCCTCCACGCTGTTCTATGGCCTCATCGCAAGCTATGTGTTCACCACCTCCCCGTACTGGAAGCGCCGCCTGAGCGTGGCGGCCTTCGCCATCGCGATGGTGCTGCTGGTGGCGTTCAGCCGCGTCTACCTGGGCGCGCACTATGTATCCGATGTGCTGGGGGCCATGACTTACAGCGCCGGCTGGCTGGCCATTTGCATTGCCGCCGTGTCCACGCTGAGGCGCCGGCGCGCCGCCCGCCGCGACCAGTGATGGCGCAGGTCGCGGTGATCGTCAACGCGACGGCGGGGCAGGGATACCGCGGCGACTGGGCGCGGGCGCTGCGCGAGAAGTTCGCGTCGGTCGACCTTGATGCGGACGTGACGCTGGCCGGCAGCGGTGCCGAACTGACCGGCGTGGCGCGCGAAGCCATCGAGGATGGCATCGAGACCGTGGTGGCCGGCGGTGGCGACGGCACGATGAATGCCGTGGCGTCGGCGCTGGTTGGCACGCGGGCCAGGATGGGTGTCCTGCCGCTGGGCACGCTGAATCATTTCGCCAAGGACTTGAACATTCCGCTGGCGCTGGACGATGCCATCACCACGATCGCGCATGGCCGCGACAAGGCCGTCGACGTCGGCGAGGTCAATGGGCGCATCTTCCTGAACAACTCGAGCCTGGGACTGTATCCGGACATCGTGCGCGACCGCATCAATCAGCAGCGCCGGCTCGGGCGCGGCAAGTGGCTGGCGTTCTGCTGGGCCAGCCTGTCGGCGCTGCGGCGTTACCCATTCCTCAGCCTGCGGCTGAACGTGCACGGCAGCGAGCATGCGCGGCGCACCCCTTTCGTCTTCATCGGCAATAATGCGTACACGATGAAGGGACTGAACATCGGTGAGCGCACGCGTCTCGACTGTGGGCAGCTGAGCCTGTACGTGGCGCAGCGCCCCACGCGATTCGGCCTCGTGCGGCTGGCGGGGCACGCGTTGCTGGGCCGGCTGCACGAGGCGCGCGATTTCGACGCGGTGATGGCCGAGGACTTGACGATACATACCCGGCGCAAGCTGGTGCGCGTCGCCACCGATGGCGAAGTGTCGCTGATGGCGCCGCCGCTCAACTACCGTTCGCGCCCCGGCGCGCTGACGGTCATCGTACCTTAGGATAGGAGAAGGCATGCGAACCCTCGTGCACCTGTCGGACATCCATTTCGGCCGCGTCGACGAACAGCTGCTTGCGCCGCTGCGCAGCACGATCGAAGCGGTGCAGCCGCACGTCGTGGTCGTCTCGGGCGACCTCACGCAGCGCGCCCGCAGCGAGCAGTTCAAGGCGGCGCGGGCCTGGCTCGATACCTTGCCGGGGCCGCAGATCGTGGTGCCCGGCAACCATGACATCCCGCTCTACAACGTGGCGGCCCGCTTCCTCTCGCCGCTGACGAAGTACCGCAAATACATCACGGAAAACCTGGCGCCCGAATACGTGGACGACGAGATCGCCGTCATGGGCTTGAACACCGCCCGCTCGCTGACGATCAAGGATGGCCGTGTCAACCGCGAACAGGTGCAGCGGCTGCAGGATCGCATGGCGAAGGTGGACGCGACCCTCACGCGCATCGTCGTCACGCACCATCCCTTCGACCTGCCGGAAGCCTTCAACGAAGACGACCTGGTCGATCGCGCGCCGATGGCCATGGAAGCGTTCTCGAAATGCGGCGTCGACCTGCTGCTGGCCGGCCACCTGCATGCCAGCCATTCCGGCAACAGCGCGCGGCGCTACAAGATCGCCGGCTACGCGGCGCTCGTGGTGCAGGCGGGCACGGCCACGTCCACGCGGGGACGCGGCGAAACCAATTCCTTCAATGTGCTGCGCATCGACCGCGAAGAAATCCAGGTGGAGCGTTACAGCTGGCAGGACGAGAAAGGCGCGTTCGAGGTGGCGACAATCGAGGTGTTCCGGCGCGATGGCAACACGTGGCAGCCGCTGGGGACCACGCCGGACATGCCGGAGGCAATTACCAGCGACGAGACGGTGGCGTTGCCGACCGTGAGCGGTTGATGTTGCCACGGTGCCGGACATTTTTTCCGGGCGCTTCATCCGGGAGAAGTGTGCGACACCGGTTTTTTGTGGGATGCATCAACTGAAAACCGGTGTACGACCACTAGTGTCCCAACGTTGCTTCGGATGGACGTTGTAACTGGTTGATTCGAGACGAGATTTCGGCGTTTTCATCTGGTCTCGATTTCAATTCTTTGGCGCACACTGGAGCCTTTTGCGGACGACCGCGAAAGGCTCCCATGAACCAGGGCAAACTCGTGTTCGC contains:
- a CDS encoding phosphatase PAP2 family protein: MNRLAQSRLLRFIEARLTPGSEFGLHLTAGLALMVAGVSMFREIADAVGEQDDIARFDVHIAQWFNTHAFEPLTTIMLAITHTHGIVGMSIASTLLALWFWHKKAPYWLLSVLIVAPGGMLINVLLKNVYARPRPMFEEPLLTLATYSFPSGHTAASTLFYGLIASYVFTTSPYWKRRLSVAAFAIAMVLLVAFSRVYLGAHYVSDVLGAMTYSAGWLAICIAAVSTLRRRRAARRDQ
- a CDS encoding diacylglycerol kinase family protein; this encodes MAQVAVIVNATAGQGYRGDWARALREKFASVDLDADVTLAGSGAELTGVAREAIEDGIETVVAGGGDGTMNAVASALVGTRARMGVLPLGTLNHFAKDLNIPLALDDAITTIAHGRDKAVDVGEVNGRIFLNNSSLGLYPDIVRDRINQQRRLGRGKWLAFCWASLSALRRYPFLSLRLNVHGSEHARRTPFVFIGNNAYTMKGLNIGERTRLDCGQLSLYVAQRPTRFGLVRLAGHALLGRLHEARDFDAVMAEDLTIHTRRKLVRVATDGEVSLMAPPLNYRSRPGALTVIVP
- a CDS encoding metallophosphoesterase; the encoded protein is MRTLVHLSDIHFGRVDEQLLAPLRSTIEAVQPHVVVVSGDLTQRARSEQFKAARAWLDTLPGPQIVVPGNHDIPLYNVAARFLSPLTKYRKYITENLAPEYVDDEIAVMGLNTARSLTIKDGRVNREQVQRLQDRMAKVDATLTRIVVTHHPFDLPEAFNEDDLVDRAPMAMEAFSKCGVDLLLAGHLHASHSGNSARRYKIAGYAALVVQAGTATSTRGRGETNSFNVLRIDREEIQVERYSWQDEKGAFEVATIEVFRRDGNTWQPLGTTPDMPEAITSDETVALPTVSG